The window CGCGGAGCACTCTATTCACTAGATCTCATCTCACTGAAGAGAAATGTCTGGacgaggaaagggaggaaaagggctCGGTAAAGGAGGCGCAAAGCGTCACCGCAAAGTTCTCCGTGATAACATCAAGGAATTACCGTGCCATCCGCCGCCTGGCTCGCCGTGGCGGAGTGAAGCGTATCTCCGGTCTGATCTACGAGGAGACCCGCGGCGTGTTGAAGGTTTTCCTGGAGAATGTGATCCGCGATGCTGTCACCTACACCGAGCACGCCAAGAGGAAGACCGTGACCGCCATGGACGTGGTGTATGCTCTGAAGAGACAGGGCCGCACTCTGTACGGCTTCGGTGGATAAACTCACTTTACAACAGCTCAACAACccaacggctcttttaagagcaTCAGTCGTTCTTCCAGAGTACAACAATCAAACAACGTCTCtaaattatttgaaaacatGATCCTACACATGATCCACCCAACAtgtacataaatacaacactcTTGCTGCCTCCAACAATCATATCCACATTTACACTAACCTTAATCATGTGGATATGGAACTTTCCCTATCTCCCAAATTGGTAAAGTATTATGTACTATGTGACTGTCCAGAAAGAGGATTCTTTCTTTCAGAACAACCTGTTTCAACCCCAATGTAACCCTAACATGTCTATTTAACCAAGACTCTGAAATAACAATACTGAATAAATAGATCTCCTTTCTTGACTTTCAAGATGATGTTTTTCAGTATAAATCACTTAAAGTACTGCATgatacaaacttttttttaagtcatgtgctgaaaacatgaaattaagATTTGAAGAGAGATCATTTCCAGGCCTTGGTTTTCGGGTCCATTCATGATATAGACGAGAGTTTAACTAAATAAGAGAAGATGCTGCAACAACCTTATTTGATTCCACACAGAATGACTCATTTTGTCTGTCACTCTCCTCCCTGATTCAAACTACTGATTATTGTGATGTAAATTTGAACTTCAGACTTcatattgattaaatattttcattgaaaTATCTTTAACCACTCTAATACTAACGCTGTGTCCCTGCTTAGGTGTGTTCACACATATACTTTGGGTTAACGTTAAAACCAGGTCTGACAAAGGCTgcaaattttcaaaatatattatcAACTGAAAATTGGATACATTGTATCAGGACAGAACTGTTCGTTGTGTTTAGGTGCTGCACTTCAACAATTTGTTGCTCTGAAGGGATGTTGTGGAGCAGAGCGCAGCTGCTTTACGCTTCAAGTCAGAATAAACCCATAGGGGAGAAAGGAGTAAGTCGAAGAGGAAAGGAGCCAAGAGCCCCAAGAAAGTGGCGAAAAAGTCTCCTGCTGCCAAGAAAGCCCCCGCGAAGAAGGTCGCCAAACCCAAAGTGAAGAGGACATCAGCCAAGAAGAAGTGAGCTGTCCTCACTGTGAAAGATGTCCATCCTGGTAAAAGGCtattttaagagccacacacgtcaatccacaaagagctgcttcctcatcaatcatcatcactgtcaatAAATATGAAGAGAAAGAGTTCTTAACTAAAGGGAGTCAAGTTATATagaaagatattaaatatgtatCTCTTACAATGTCAAGATTTAGAAGTTATTTCACagcaacagtaaaataaaacatatttagagCAGCAGACtactactgacacacacacacacacacacacaccatgtaaCAGGATGTGCAACGATTTCAGCTTTACATCATATACTATACTTCTTTAAAGAGTGTTCCTTTgttcaaatttgttttgtagAATCACATTAATTCTCTTACTATGGATTTATCGTAGCTTCCTCTTGTCTTTAATTGCTAAATATATAAGTGACACTTAAaaactgtgtatatatatatatatatatatacacacaagcATGAGAACGAGTAAAGTAATGAAGTTGTGGGTGAGCTGCTTAGAAAAATGACAATTCCAGCTTCACATCACATGTTTATACTGTAATAACATCAGGCAGCCAATAGATGGTGCCGCTCTCCAAATATGTGAACCGGAACCACGTCCTGAGTTTATTTCCAATCATAATCACTCCTTTGTATATAAACCTCTCTATCACTATACTCACAAGTATTTCTAACCATGACAAAGGCCCTGCTTAAATGTGTACACAGAGTTGGAGCAAAAGACAAAACGTCTGAAAAATTGGATACCTTGTTccaggaccatggacagagaGCGGTTGTTAtggttacattacatttcatgtaGCTAACGCTTTTAACCAAAGCGACTttcaataagtgcattcaaccatgagggcaCAAAGCcagtacaattttcttcaagaaagccaaactacaaagtgctataagtaagtgacaTTTAAGTGATACTAAATTGTTAggttaaacttttattcaaagtttaggTGAGCTGCTCTGAATGGATGTGGAGCTAATGTGGACTAATGATATGGGTATGTTGATAACACTAAAGACAAATCAATAACCATTAGCAGTCTCAATACACCACTGTATTAcagcactatacaaataaaccagtaattatattatttgtaatatattgtgCCTGTGGACACAAGACAAGAACATTTTCAATATGAACCCTAATTATTTAATTCAACCATGATCTAATAAACCACAGTTACAGTATTATTTAAAAGTGGATATTTAACTATTGATGGACATGTCGTTAGAGtcaggacagtttgtctccatagagaaagtgtgtggctcttaaaagagccgttgctTTGATGTCTCCTTAGAGTCGTTTACTTGGAGCTGGTGTACTTGGTCACGGCCTTGGTGCCCTCAGACACGGCGTGTTTAGCCAGCTCCccgggcagcagcaggcggacggCGGTCTGAATCTccctggaggtgatggtggagcGCTTGTTGTAATGAGCCAGACGAGAGGCCTCACCGGCGATGCGCTCGAAGATGTCGCTCACGAAGCAGTTCATGATGCCCATGGCCTTGGAGGAGATCCCAGTGTCGGGGTGGACCTGCTTCAGCACCTTGTACACGTAGATGGCGTAGCTCTCCTTCctggactttctcctcttctttccggCCTTACCGGGGGCCTTCGCCACCGCTTTCTTGGAGCCCTTCTTGGGCGCAGGCTTCGCTGGTTCAGGCATCGTCACGATATTAGTAAAAGAAGTCAGTGGCCAGgctgtatttaaacacatgacatgtaaatgttgctgtgccgttccctctctgtcattggctgaatGTTGAGCGTCAGTGTAACAGCACGTGGGACCTCAACTGGAACATTTGGGGGGTTAAGAAATGCAAGATGTCTGAaagtatatatgttattattattcatgttagTATCACGTAagtatcatttaaaacaaactgaactaaagtaacctgataaatacacagctctaaatgttaagggaacacttaatggtCACAGTAGGCTTTTGGTGAAAAATTGAAATGTTGGGACAATGGACCTGAAAGATCAAAGCCCAATTCATATGGATCTAGCTATAGGACCACAACCTGGAGACTGAACATCGggatattaaataaaaaacagcaaaaaaccCATACAAGATAATTTTGGGATGAAAGTGGGGAAGTGTCTTCTCCAATACTTTGCCATGGGTGTAAAGTGGTCCTGTGGGGGAAATGATAGGTTACaactctcatttaaaaaaacagagaaaatacaaatggaGCAATTACAGtccgattaaaaaaaaaattatgtctAAAAACCAAATCCatgaatgaaaatggaaatagataagaaaaataacaaactacATGAGATCTATTctaatgatatttaaaaaagcagttttttctCCAAACAATGGATGGAAGAATTGTTTTATCCGATAAAATTACCTAAGATGAAggaagaacaaaacaagctcCGAATTAGTGAAAtcaaaaatgaagaaatcaaAAGTGTAATATGTAATTTGAAACCCAATAAAGCAGCAGGACCAGATGGTTTTCCATCTGAGTGGTACAAGGAAATGAAGGGTTTGTTGATCCCGACAATGAAAGCCACATATAATCAACAATACCCAAtgactctggatcaggaggaaagaatCCAACCGGGCCCCAAGATGCTAGTGACATGGACCCAGGTCTGTTCAACCTGTGGCaggcctgccttagaagagggtgtcttgtgaaTTAAtgctgaaacacctgatgacgctaagaTACACAACTGAcgatatgtccctaacatccgctaacatcaactggtggtagaCATTAATTTAGCTTGGTTTCAGGTTACAACTAACTTAGATCTTAGCCAGACCATAAGCTCAGACTTCACCTACGAGTAAACATTCCAAAAGACTTATAAGACCTGAGTGTAACTTTAAATGTTAAGCAGTTAAGTCAGAAAATACAAGCTGAtattaaaagggatagttcacccaacaAACAAGTTGGATGTATCCTATAAAAGAAGATCTAACCAGGGACTCTCCACATACTGTACTTTTTAATAATTAGATGACACTGAGCAATTTCGTGTGACTCAAAGGAGTACGTGGGCTAATTAATAGCAATTCTTTGAGATTTCTTAAAGTCCGCCACTATATCAATAATTTTATCACAGAGAGTAAAAAGGCGTTTGAAAATACCCTATTAAACCTATTTATAATGCATATAGGGCCGAGTCTGGGCTTAAAGACATCTCAAGACTCTTTAAAGGACTTCAGGATATGAAACAACAAGCACCATCTAAAATCACGACCATTTGTTCTGGGCTTTTCCAAATGTAAATTCTTTCTGGCACTAAATTCTGAAAAAACTCCTGAGTGTAGCTGCAAAAATCCATCCACAAAGAAATGGTTAAAGCCACATTCCCATCAGTAAGGGTTTATTATGATATCATCAATGGCATTAAACTTAATGGAAGGTGTATTGGCCATTTTACTTCACTCCACGTTTCAATAGGCCACTTAATGTCAGCCTGCAGAGTGATAATCAAGTTTGACTCGTGTCCAACAGATATACTTCTGGCCTGGTTGTGAAAACCCAATGTCAACACACTTCAACCGGAGGCCGGGAAAAACTTGAAAGGGTTTATTTGCACGGTTCCAGCAAATggcttttaaaaacaccttATCTCTGTCCATTACCGACTTGGTGATGCGTAAAGTCCAAGTATCCGTAACATGTCCATCGTCACACTGCCTGTTGCAGGTCGCATTATCATATATCACGGTGTCACTGTCAAAAACTTGTGTTGATCCACTCCTTCGCAGACTTCGCACACCAGATGATATCAATGACCAATATATAACTACGCATGTGCACTAACCTCCACTACAGGCTCCACAACTGTCGCAAACAACAAGCCGCAAACACCCAaagcagaatataaataaataccagcagacacacactacaacatatattttaactgtataaaaataaagctATAAACTTGGATAACTTCAGAACATGtcaaatcaacatgtttttccaACCTTTGCCCTGCTTTGGTGTGTTCACACCTATACTTGGAGCTAAAGTTGAAACCAGGTCTGACAAAGGCTACAAATTTTAAACTGATACATTTGATACATTGTATCAGGACCATGGAAAGAGCTGTTTTTTATGTTTAGGTGCTGCACTTCAACAATTTTATTTAGGTTTGATCTGGTGTTTGCCTTTATTTGATGTGGTCGATTGTTTCTGTTGCGTTCGATGATGGAACCTGTTGACTGTTTGtcattaaatgaaagagaaatgttccCCAATATTGATTTGATCATCACTTGAAGTGAATATTGAGTAAAATTGACAAATTCAACATGGACATGAAATGTAGCCCTAATTATAGAATGACTCCCCAGCATCCTCAGCATGAAACGTTCACGGCTCTGATAGGAAGTCTGGCTCAACTTCACCATGAGCCTCGTCCATCAGcggtgtgtttgctgcctgcACAATAACTTGATTTTATTACAAAGGGATCATGTGCCTGTAATGCCACTGTTACAATTATGTGTCACTTGTTTATAAGGGCTCCATGTTTGTCTTTCAAAACAATTGGAATGTTTTACTAAAGGcatctttttaaataacttaaactgtttgataaatgtttgCACTGAGTAGTTCAGTTTCTCAGAAAAAGCAAGGTCATCTCAGGTTCTTAAAGTTGACATGTATTTTAGAACTCAACtcagttaaaataaacattttatttcattgcagcTCTGACTCTGGTTCCATTCAACAGGTGAAGTGAAAGTTGTAATATTAATGAATATTAGATTAATAGCAAGCCGGGTCTTAGCCTGCATACTTTCCAATGTGTATTATTTGCAAAGCTACTAATGGTACAAATAATTTACTGTAAACTCTTTAGTATATAGTATTGTGAAATACTAACTGTTTGCTGTTCAATTAATgttgtaaaactaaaatacagttaaatgttgtttaaacCTGTAAAAATAGTTATTGTACGATGCTGTAGTTACTTTAcataaattatttgtatttgaaaataattgAATAGTAACTTTATTTTCCAGATAATTACTGTAAATTCTTTAGTcagttatttacagtgtattaTATGTATGAACAGTCAGTAACTAGTGAGGGCAGCAGAGGAGTTTTGTCTTGAGTGCAGTGaagtggctcttaaaagagccgttgttatcgtcagtggagcagcagcagtttaagcTCTCTCTCCGCGGATGCGGCGGGCCAGCTGTATGTCCTTGGGCATGATGGTAACCCTCTTGGCGTGGATGGCGCACAGGTTGGTGTCCTCAAACAGGCCGACCAGGTAAGCCTCGCTGGCCTCCTGCAGAGCCATGACAGCGGAGCTCTGGAAGCGCAGGTCGGTCTTGAAATCCCGAGCGATTTCTCTGACCAGGCGCTGGAAGGGCAGCTTGCGGATCAGCAGCTCCGTCGATTTCTGGTAGCGACGGATCTCTCAGAGCCACGGTACCGGGCCTGTAACGGTGAGGCTTCTTCACGCCGCCGGTGGCCGGGGCGCTCTTACGAGCAGCCTTGGTGGCCAGTTGCTTCCTGGGGGCTTTGCCTCCGGTAGATTTACGCGCAGTCTGCTTGGTTCTTGCCATTTTGTTTCTTGTCTCTCAGATCAGGAGAAAAAAGTGATGCAGAGATGGGACACTCTGCTTTTAAGCTGCGGAGCCAGCCGTGAAATGGTGACGCTGCTTCAGATCCCCGGGTCCTGATTGGTGAGAGGCTCCTCCTGGGGTACTCGCTGCTTATTGGAGGAAAGTGGAGTCCGTCCTCCGCTGCTCTTTCTGGTTGGTCTGGCATGAACCGTCCCGCTTGATCCGCGGATATATAAAGGAGGGTTCGAGCTGCTCACCGCAGTTTCTCTTGAAGTGTTTTAagaaacaaacatcatccaTAATGTCTGGCAGAGGTAAAACCGGCGGAAAGGCCAGAGCGAAGGCAAAGACTCGCTCGTCCCGCGCTGGGCTCCAGTTCCCCGTCGGTCGTGTCCACAGGCTGCTGCGTAAAGGCAACTACGCACATCGCGTTGGTGCCGGCGCCCCCGTCTACCTGGCGGCTGTGCTGGAGTACCTGACCGCTGAGATCCTGGAGCTGGCTGGAAACGCCGCCCGCGACAACAAGAAGAGCCGTATCATCCCCCGCCACCTGCAGCTGGCCGTCCGCAACGACGAGGAGCTCAACAAACTCCTGGGCGGAGTGACCATCGCTCAGGGCGGCGTGCTGCCCAACATCCAGGCTGTTCTGTTGCCCAAGAAGACCGAGAAGGCCCCCAAGTCCAAGTAAAGCAAAGCTGCTGGAAACCACCGACACaaaggctcttttaagagccacacactctcctctggtAGAGAGCAAATCTCCTCATGTCACACACCAACTTGTAAAATACACAAGTACATGAATAAGTCATTCTAGGCACATTAGCATTCAATACGAGAGTCAGATGTTGGTGTCATTTAGTGAGGAAACCAGAGCTTATCTGCAAGTGTTAATATAAAGAATACACACTTCAAATTTCAATACACCTAAGGTACATGGATCCACAGCATTAAAGGGACCTGCATACATCTGTTAAGATGTACAGTATGAttgcagaaacacattttaatttttgtcTAATGAAAAAGTAGTGTAActgattaaatgtattttttaaaccCACTTTACATTCGGCATGATAGAAATCTAGTGGAAGAAGTAATGATATCtattcattacatttatttctaactttattatttacaaagtAATGTAGTCATACACAATAACTCTGATGGTACTTTTGCTTAAGCTGTAAAATCAGGTTTTAAAAGTTAGGTGCTGTGTGTCCGGTCACTTGTGTGATTATAGACGTGTTTCACATGAGacagtttctgtgtcctcctccactctcctgctgacctgctctcactttaactaataaacacattAGTTATCAGGACTAGGtgtctcatttataaccattgCGTACGCACAGAATAGGCCTGAAACGtacgtacgccacttctcaaGCAACCGtttggatttataaaaacaaactcgATGGCaaaatttgcgtatttccacgcaaactctcACCCATCCGTACAAATATTTTCGAGACGGGAAAGTGTTGAtacagacgtgaggtggtgaactgaggCCAGaatattgatccacttcatcatttacattaaaaccaacagctgtAGTTGTGCTCGCGTAAatatctgttccacacaaaccttttaattgacagcaaattacgttcagatacCATTAAACAGCtgagttacagagccgagtcattaacagtttttattaatatcttctaacactgtgcgtgtatcaccaaatcactgcagtgaacgtgactgtgccatcaggcgcacagagcgcactggagatcacttacatgaaatgaataaaaaacattcactttccaaataatatcccagagtggagattaggatccactgatgtgaggtaatCGGTCAGATTgccctaaataaataaatactgccatGACACtgctgcgtgat of the Hippoglossus stenolepis isolate QCI-W04-F060 chromosome 10, HSTE1.2, whole genome shotgun sequence genome contains:
- the LOC118116079 gene encoding LOW QUALITY PROTEIN: histone H4 (The sequence of the model RefSeq protein was modified relative to this genomic sequence to represent the inferred CDS: inserted 2 bases in 1 codon), which gives rise to MSGRGKGGKGLGKGGAKRHRKVLRDNIKELPXAIRRLARRGGVKRISGLIYEETRGVLKVFLENVIRDAVTYTEHAKRKTVTAMDVVYALKRQGRTLYGFGG
- the LOC118116062 gene encoding histone H2B, which translates into the protein MPEPAKPAPKKGSKKAVAKAPGKAGKKRRKSRKESYAIYVYKVLKQVHPDTGISSKAMGIMNCFVSDIFERIAGEASRLAHYNKRSTITSREIQTAVRLLLPGELAKHAVSEGTKAVTKYTSSK
- the LOC118116030 gene encoding LOW QUALITY PROTEIN: histone H3 (The sequence of the model RefSeq protein was modified relative to this genomic sequence to represent the inferred CDS: inserted 2 bases in 1 codon), coding for MARTKQTARKSTGGKAPRKQLATKAARKSAPATGGVKKPHRYRPGTVALXEIRRYQKSTELLIRKLPFQRLVREIARDFKTDLRFQSSAVMALQEASEAYLVGLFEDTNLCAIHAKRVTIMPKDIQLARRIRGERA
- the LOC118116047 gene encoding histone H2A, whose translation is MSGRGKTGGKARAKAKTRSSRAGLQFPVGRVHRLLRKGNYAHRVGAGAPVYLAAVLEYLTAEILELAGNAARDNKKSRIIPRHLQLAVRNDEELNKLLGGVTIAQGGVLPNIQAVLLPKKTEKAPKSK